The genomic segment GCAGCCTTAGTACTCGGGTTATGAAAGGCTCATCGCGTTCTGTCACTTGTCTGATAAGGATTTGTATCCTGCCACCTTGGGGTGAGAAAGTTGCATGCATGCAGCAGCACATAAGAGGTTAGTGCATAGTGGCATCATTATGGATTTAGGTCCAGAGTGGAAGACCAGAAGCAAAACTCAATGACCTTTCATTCCTGGAGCACTatagtgttgggtttttttttttgtttgtttttcaatacatcCCACCTTTGCGCTCCATCCTTAGAGGTGAAAGTCCTGCTATTGGCAGATTGCTACAGGACAATGGAATTAGAAATTTGATTTTGCTTTCAGCTGGGGACGTGCCCTCAGGCAGGGCTAAAACGTCTTTTCCTTTTCGGCTTTAGTTTCATCATGTTACCTTATTATGAGTTCCTAGTATGGACTCCTGCACAGCCCACAAATTGCTAGGATCTGGGCTTATGTAAATAGAAACAGTATGTAGcattttgcttttgtgtttatgGACAGCCCTAGTAGTTGGTTTGGCTGGTGCATGAAATTTTCACTTAAGTGTGTAATCTGCAAGAGGTGAATGTTCTGAGGGTATATTTCATTTCCTGGGATTGTAATCTTTTATAGATTAGTATTTACTGGTCAATATTCTACATCATGAGGTTTATAGTAAGGTGACTGAAAAGAATGGCGGGGCATGTCATCGTCCACTTGTTCACCCTGTCAATTCATGTTTTGGATGTCAGTTTTCTCCCTACTCTGAAACCAATCAATGACAAGCCTCTGAAGAGCTTGCAAACTGCTTTGACCTTCCCACTGGTAGCCATGTGAACATAAGAGATGCTGTGCTGAGTCAGAGCAAATGTCCATTGAgcgcagcatcctgtctccagccatggccaatctgggtcacgaGTACCTGGCTGATGCCAAAGAGTTTGCCACTGTGAAATGTCCAAATTCCACTGACCCCACAGCAAAATACCAAGTCATTTTTACTTACCACACTAGGGCCAAGGCTCTtaatcatttctatgtttagcaCTTTCAACACATCATCGAAAAGAACTGGTGTGGTGATTCAGTTTTGATCCTGGAGACATAACTTCCCTCCAGCTGGGCTGATTAGGGTGGAAAGTTAGCCAGGACCCTGCAACTTACTGTACTTAAAATGACAACTTGAGGAGCACAAGGCCATTTTTCATTTGGTTTATATTGAAAAGCCTTTAAAAATTAATGCACGGGTATGATTCTTACTTTTCTTTAACGTGTGCATCTCTATTTCACACCCATCTGGAGCTCCTCTATGAAGAGAGGACCTGTCTGAAAAGCTGAGATAATGTGAGAGGCACTGTCCCCCGGTGGCTGCTGCAGGTGCTTCTCCAGTTACGCTCCTCAGGCAGCTCCAGTTTCTCCTTGGGATCAGTACCAGCCTGCTTGCCCTCATGAGGGGACATTGTGACACCATGAAAGAAAGGTAAAAGTCTGGTGCAAGGATGCAAGCTTTGATGCCGTGCTGAGTACAGAGAGGTGCAGAAGCCCTCACACAAAGGCAAAGGAGTGGAGATTTTGCCCCTGGGCCTTAGTTatgaaaaatacttttcttcatAGTTTTCACTTTAAATTCCTAAAATTTTTAATAATGGCAGATTCCGCCCAATTAGTTGCTATGAATTCACCATTAAATTTCTCCTTGTTTTCATGCAAACTTTGAAAAACATTTCCTCCATTTTTGAATGCTCCTTCCGAAGCCTGGATGTCAAATTGTAAGATAAAGCTGCTTTCAAAAGACCCAAACCTGCTTTAATGCCAGCTGGTATGGCCTGGCATTAAAGCAGGTTTGGGTCTTTGAAAGCAGCTACGAGTATGGCCCCTCCCATCTTCCCTGTAACAACAAGAGGGCTGGAGCAGTACCAGATGGGTAGGAAAAGAGTCCAAAAGGTCCCCCATACAGGTAAGCATGACCATTACCTGTAAAAATGCCAATTAATCCCTTTCTAGAAATGGAGACCATCCACAGCTCTTGCTGAGTTTTACAATCCCTTCCTGGAAACAGATCACCACACAAAACATTAATATCTTCTATTCAaatgaaaagagactttttttttcccccactttatTTGTGGCAGTTTCTTTAAGCAGTTTATGACCAGCATGTATTTTATCTAAAAATAAAGGGCGTTACTAAGCAGCTCCTAGGAAACTGAACTTTGCAACATATCTTGAATGCCTTTGTACCaaacttcctctttttattttaaaacctaaggctatctttgtttcttttgctaataaaaaaaaaaaaaaaagggcaggctGCAAGAAAAATCAGCATTGGCAAGGCAGGAAGGAAAAGTAGATTTGTCATGGTAAGCCTGCCCTGGAAAGGACGTCCAGGTTTCAGCCCGGTCACTTGATCTTCAGATCTTTCATGGCGGATTCCAAATTCTGCAACAACAAGCAAGAGCGTTACTCCACCCTGTTCTGCAGCGTCCCTGGCGGGGGTGCTAGGTTAGTGATTTTTAACATGGCCCATGCTGTGCTTCCCTCCATGAAGCCAGAAGCACAGTAACGTCTGCTACACTGGGCCCCGCAGCTGGAAAGTTGGGGTGCAGAGGAGCCCTGATCCGGCTGAGGTCCTTCTCACTACGGACGTCACGTTTGGGGAATCTTGGTGCCCATCAGCACAGTGGAAGGTAATGGTGTGGGAGATCCTGGAGGGCACAGGCCTGGGGCCCTGATGTGATGGAAACTCTGGCCATCACGCTTATTGGCCAGACgagagggaggaaagagactTGAGCTACTTTTGACTAAAGAGCACTTGGAAACCAAACCGAGCAAAGGTGATCTTATTTCTCAGACTTCAGTCTTATGCCAGAGGTTGCAAGGAGAgaggaatgaaataaaagctcCTGTTTATGGTTAATGCCACCTCTGTGTGCTAAACGTTTAACAGGAGCAGTATTGATTGTCCCTGCGCTTTAGGATGCAGCCTGCATTGCTTAGCACCAGAGCCTGGAAAGGCTCAGCCACACTACTGAGGGAAGGAGGCTGCCTGTCAGCCACAGAAATTCCCCTCAGGGCCGGCACGGGGGGCCAGCGCTGCCCCACCTGCCATCTGGGAACAGCTGGCAGGCAAGAAATGTTTCCTGCCTTCCTTACCTTGACATCCCAGAGACACATGCCCCCGTCCATGCCAGTGGTGCAGAATTTGGAGCATTTGGCTTTGCTACCTTGTACGACAGAGATTTGGCTGTGAAGGGAAAAAGCAGATAAGTAAATGCTCCCTTTCTTTGGATCTGAACTGACCTGAATGCATCGGGCAACTGCTATTCAAGCTCTGGGCTAAATGTTTTGCAAtatttcttttgttgtttgtaaaataaagtaacccccccccccccccccccaaaggagaACTACTTAAAGCTGCCCAGGTCACACAGAAGCACGGCGAGAGCAGGCTTTTAATCTCCGCTGCCAGGATTGTACTCTGAACAGGACCATGGGTCTGTTATCTGGACTAACGTCCTACGCTTCCTATACCCAGTGAAACGCAGGACACAAAAGTCTGCGCTTAAGCATTCGCTGCAGAGCTGGAGCAGAAGGTCCGGACCTCTGCTTTTTCCCTGGGGGGGGTAGGACCAGATAAAAAGTAGGATGAAATAGAGGCATTCATAAATCCACGATACAAGAAGGGACTGTGGCATTTATACCTTGATTGCATTGGCTAGTCCCCATCCCGTTTGTGATCATAAATCTCAGGACCCACGCGTGCATTAAGAGTGGGGATTGACTTTCTGGCCCTTATCTAGGTCCCTGACTTCCCTGCTGTTGCACTTTGCTTTTCCCCTTGCCTGATACTGTTCTTGTGCATGGTATCCAGGGTCACGTTATTGGTGTCGGAGCTCGCTTTCTTGTCCAGGTTCTGGAAACGTTCCCGAGCTGTCAGCCCACGGTGAGAGCTCTGCTTGGGCACATCCAGCTTGCCTCCAAAGGTCAAAGAGCTGCTGTCCTCATTGTAAGTGAAAAGCACTGGGTAGCAGTCATGGCCCTAGAAGACAGAGGAAAGGTTTAGAGCTTTGGGTGCACGATGAGGTTCTCTCAGAGGGAATTCTTTACAGCCATTAAAGGGTACGGATGCAGCCTCCTTATGCAGTGGCAATGAGAAGAGTTTGTCACCCAAAGATTATATGCAACATTAGATACTGCATACTTGCACTATATTAGAGAGGTTTCctgtaacagcagcagcagatctCTCTTTATAAAAATGTTAGATGCATGGGGTTTTGTCTTTGTATCTTTGCACACAGCGTGTATGGCAACAGCACCAGAGGTCTTGGCCCCATGGAGCAGGCAGAGAATTCAGGCTCTAGTGGCCGAAGAAGTCCTGGTGTGCCTGTGAATGAATCATGGGGCTAGTGTGGCACGCAGGATCTAGTGGCTGAAGAATGCCTGCCACCCCAGCCACTGAAGCGTGGGATAAAGGCCCCAGTACAAGAAGCCCTGGCATGCCAATAAATGAAGTACCGGGCCAGCAGGGAACCCAGGCCTACTCCCACCAGGGGGCTGGCAGTGCCATAATGAGCCGGAGCTTGACCCCAGCCAAAGAACTGCAGCAGGTGAtgtcagagagggaggagaaagtaaAGAGTGCAAATGAAGGAGGTGAAGAGCAAGCAAAGAGAATGCAAGGGAGGGGTTAGGAAAGTGCTGCTGGCACCTGCCATGCGAAgactggggagagaggaaggggaaaggaagaCAAGGTGAAACGAGTGCCCTCCCATGATCCAGACTCCTCCCACCCGCATTCTACCCTCCACCCCTCACAGATATCAATTGTATGTGATAGgaaatatattttgcatttccATTTGCAGTTTCTAAAGAATAAGTCGGGTTTACGGGTCATCAACCATAAACAAAAAAAGTGGAGAATGCGCCATCCGGCTGTTCATTGCCTTTTGCAGCGCGGCACTCCTCTCCCGTGGGAGGAGGGGGCGCAACTCCAGTTACATCGATAGTGAAAGCGGATTTGATTTCACCTTACATCACACCTTTAGTTCAGTCCTCAAAAGGGCTTCATAGCTTTGTGCAGTTTACAAATAAATATGCATTGATGCGTTAGGCCATACCCAGGAATCCCAACTGGAGATTTTACCCTCCTTGTGGCCTTAGAACCAGTTTCCTGTAACTCATGAAAAGTAGGACTAAGATAAAAGGTAGGAAGTCCCATTCGGCAGCCACAAGCAGAAACTGTGAGCTACTTACAGCTGCCACCAGACTGTTCTCCGTGATGAAGATCAAACTCAGCAGGGGCAGGGTCTCCGTGTTCATGGAGGTGACGCTAGAAAGGACATGAAACAGCAGTTAGCCTCTGCTCCTAGGGACCAGGGAGTAAGCCCTGAGCTGTGTGCGTATGCTGGTGGAAGGAACGTTTTAAGAGAGGAGGAGTAGAGTTGGTCCACCCACTCATTGTATCACAGATGTAGGTCCCAGCTGGTTTTGTTCCAGGAAATGGACTTTTTCTTCTATTAACCCTCGTGTCTGGAATAACTGGCTGAGGTTCTTTGCAATTTAGGAAACTGGTTAAGAGACTGGTTTTTGTCAGAGGCCTTTCTGTACTGCTGGTtcattgttttttgctttttgacTGTGGGTTTTAGTggtttgatgtattttatttaaatcatttgttttattattgtctcATATTGCTGATGTTACTTTATATCTCACCCAGAGTGTCCTTGgccaaaatgggaaaaaacaaaatatttaataaacaaaacaCATATGGAGATGTTCTTTGTGACCAAGGAGATTGCATCAAAACTTACCAACTGTACATTTTAATGACCAGTAACTGGCTGTTGGTAGTACGACATGAAGCCGAGCAGGACCAAGATCCCATCGGCCACTTTCTGGCTCCCCCTtaaatttcacctcaaccagattTTCTTAAAATGAGGCCACTTTATAAAGAAAGGTGCAGGTGGCTCTATGTGTCACAACTTCTTCATCCTCCCTTTTCCAAGCTTTGAAATGTTGGCGGGGTGATGGGGCCTCAAGGCCAGATTGCAGTTAAACTGCAACTGTTCCGTGGCACCGTGTGAGCACCTCAATCCAGCGAGTCAAGAAAAACCTGCAACGGTCGCTGACCTTTCTCCATCTTCCCACCCCCCACGTGCCAGGTTGGTCTGGTGGAACTTACGCCATCTTCCTATTGGCATCCGCAATGCAGATGGTGCTGTCATGGCTGACCCACGCCATGCGGTTGCCACTTTCAGAGAAGCACACACTGTGCACCCAACCGCAGCTGCTGCCAGACTCGAACATCAGCTCCCCAAAAGGCATCTTGGAACCCCAGGGGGTGGGGGCTggcctctcctccacttccttaATGTAGGCGGAGAAGATCctgaggggaaggaaggaaggaaaatgaagattcaGTGGATGCAAGTACATGTTTCAGCTGTCACCAGAGAATCGAGACAGGACATGTGTCGCCGTCACTGTGGGTCCAGGATGCTACAAACGGCTACCAAGAAAGGCAAGCCATAAGGAAGGTCACAGGAGCAGCCTTTACCCACAGAACGCGACTTGGCATTCGTCCTAAAACTGTGTTTCTGATCCTGAAGTGGTCCTGGATCCACCTGGAACCTTGGTGGGCTGTAATCCCTCTTATTGAATTAACATAAAGAGGATATCATATTAGCTTTTGAGAGTTCACAGGTCCCTTGTGCAAATGTCACGTGTAAGTTCATGTACCTGCCTCTTTGTAGTTGGTCCAATAAATGGGTCACATTTCAAGGCTGTAACCTTCCCATGACGTGTGGTAAAGCAGGTTAATCTCAGATCTTTCACAGAGTGGATGGTAAGTCCGATATTGCAAAAGGCAGTGCCATCAAAGACTATGAAGTGAATGAGGTGGTGATGGTGGGCTGGAATTGATCAGAACTGGGGATGCTACAGAGATGGCAGTTGTAGCCCTCTGCGGATGGGAGGAAATGCCTGCCATGATGCCCTTctgcagggatggccaactccggtccctAAGAGCCACACACAagcctggtttttaggatatccataatgaaattgcatgagatagacttgcatacaatgtaggcagtgcatgcaatCTACCTGCTGcatattctgtattaggtaagggtctgtgtgttgtgcatatgtgacagaggtgcagtgtTTCTGTTACCATGTAGTTTTGCTGTAGGCCTTTGTTGTGTTAACCCCAGgtggtggtgtattagtgttctagggcatggtatatttgtattgctgccgTGTCATAGATAGTGCTGATaaggtatggcaaggttctaggtgtctttctttttttatttttatttttttgcataggggtttgtgttacttttcaaagtgtttggcagtgaagggtttgcagttcCTGAGACGAGtgtgtgcatggaagaggaggagaattgagtgagtgtgcatgtgctgAGAGTCTGGGAGTGAATGAAAGGAAGGAGAGTGAGGGTGTGATTGTGAGaagaagcatgtatgtgtgagagtgaatatgcaagagagtgtgtgtgtgtgcgcatgctgCTCCACTGTACTGTAAGGATTGGATTGCTGcaagcataaaattgataggctttttgcatcaaagacaGTAATGCTCACAGTGTAATGAAACCAAAAACCTTTGCACACAGCGAACCAACATTGGCAGGGTGGAAGAGAACTGTCTGTCTGTAAGAATGCCACCTTTACATTGCTGGGGCGCTGAGCTTCGAACAACTCACCTGCTTTTGAAGTCGCAGGAGCCGGCAGCCAGCAGTACATTATTGGGGTGCCAGTCCAGGTTCAGCACGGTGGAGCGAATCGGCTTCTTGATGTGTTTACAAACCCACCTGCAAAGGACAGGAGTGCGCCGTTTGGGTACATTCACAGCTCCTTAGAAAGATGCCTGGTTTGCACAACACTCTGCCAAAGTCTGGGCTACAGTGCTAACTTTTAGTAAGCCCGGCAGATGCACTTTATTAATTGTAGAGTTTTATACCAGCTCTGCGTGTACTTCTGTCCTTACTGTGCTGCGCTTGTGACCTGACCTTGAAATTGCATCTGTTTCCTTTTATATAATCTATATGCAAGAGAAAACATGGCCCACTACTGAAAAGGCACTTTCTACTAAGGACGCAGACCATGCAAGTCTTAGCTACTTCAAAGTTTACTGGTTAAAagccactattttttttttttttgtttccttctcAGTCTCTGCACCGTGAGCTAAGTTTCTGAAGCTCAGAATGTGTTTATTTCCTGAGACAGAATCATAACACAGTAGATGttgccagataaaaaaaaaaagaccatttggcCTTGTCTACACTACTCTagctaaggatatctcccagaTGTCAGTTGTACAGTTTAACCACCTGCAGAAGATCACGTCTTCTTCTGTCCTTAGCTGGAAACCATAGCCAAGTCAACCTGCAGTCTATGCTAGGAAACTGCCACTTCCTCCCAATTATATACGAGACTGTGTCAAAGCTCGGCTGTCACTGCACTGCCTCACCTCCTCTCAGTCGTTCTGTGCAAGCTGGCTTTGTTGTCTCCATGCTAGGCCCTCTAACGATCCAGGTGATTGAGTCTCCCGGTGTCTCTGCCTAGTGAAACACTCAGGAAAAAGCATCCTCCTGTCAGCTGGCAAAAGCATCTGGGTGAGAACTCACCAATCATTTTCCTGCTCAAAGTAGCAGATGGAGATGACTCTGGAGCCACTGCCTACGGCAAACTTGTTTTCTTTGGGGGACCACTTCACGCACCGGGCGGCACGATTGATTCGCAGGATGACCAAGGTGGGTTTCCAGACATTTCCCTTCAAGGTCCAGACATAGGCATTGCGGTCAGTGCCGCAGGTCACAATGCGATTGCTCTCGGGAGCCCAGTCAATGCCTGGAAGAGAGTCAGGAAGGCCTGTGATGCATCCCACTGCTGCATGAGTAATCAATTTACTGACACCACAATGACGCGATTAGGAAGACTACATGAGTTTTCCCATGCATTCATTTTGTTGTTAATTCAGCGGCCAGCGCAACGACCAGCTAGCCCATTCTAGTAAAATATCAGATTCAGCGTACTCTCACCTGGATCCATCGCTGCCCCACGCGCACTTACCTGTCACCTGTCCATTGTGCTCCTTCAGCTCATGAAGCTTATTCCACTTATCCCCTTCTTTCTTGTAAACGTGCACCTCATGGTTGTTTGGGCAGAAGGCAATTTCTGCAAAAGCACAAGTACCACTTACTACATTTACAGGGAGAGACTCCTGAAGGTGATTCAAATCTCGACTTGCCTCTTTCTTTGGTCTTATCCCACTCTGActcttttttatttcttgcaCGTTTGCAGTAAGAGGTCTTTTCTTACATCCCTGCCCACAAACAGGAAGTGCACTTACGAGTTCGGTCTTTGTTCCAGGCGTGGCAGCTGATTGGCTCCAGCAGAAAGCTGTGGTAGGCCATGTCTGGGTACAAAGAGAAGGGAACAGTTACAGAAGGGTCCTGTCCAGGGACTCCCAGCCGCTGCACGCTGGCTACATCTAGGGACcagactgggggggggaaggagctaCAGTCCCTGAGGATGAAGGCCTACAGAGGCTGGTTcgattcagctgaaaattcaaatttaaaaaaatcgagagcgagagcatgtgtacTGTGAGTACCTGAAGGCATGCAATCAAGACAGGAACATGTTGGAAAAAATAGAATTCTATTCCCTTCTGTTCTCATAAATAAACCAATAACGTTCTAATTTAACAAGAGCTTTATTGAAAAGTCACAGGCCTTTTGTGCCATTCAACATTTCACTAAAGCTACAGCTGTGTGGTCCTTAGAATAAGCTCCGTACACCCCCCGCACGCCGCTCTGCAAACCATCTGAAAGTGCACACTTTCAGGCAGGGAAGGATCCGGAGAGCTCTGCCTCCGATAAGCTTTGCTGAAACAGGAAATTTGGTTCCAATTTTCCGGAACGCTCTAATCAAGCTCCAGATTCCTGCTGGAACAAAGTGAAAAAACAACCCCACCCTGTTCCCCCTCCTTCTGTACAAAGACGCATTTCTTGTTAGTGCCTGAAGTTACTACTTCAGCGCTGACTTCCTCTTTCCGCGGAGGCCATTCTGGTGTTGCAAGGGATGCCAGCATTTTAGTTTTGCTTCTGTTACAAAAAGAGCCCAGAGGCCAAATCTCAGAGCAGTAGAAGAACTCATGAGCTGTGCACGCAGGGGGGATGGGATGTGACTTTTTTCTTGTTTGCGTGCAGTTTCCCCCTGCTCGTTTTAGGGCTTGCAGCTTCTTTTAGGCTACAATGCCATGAAGCTTTGTTCAGAAGTACCCTGGCTTTCTgaccccgcacccccccccccctcccccaccaactcAGCCATTACAATGACAGCTGGGGGGGTCACAAGTTCCCCCAGAGcatcccagggagcagaagacagaACCCAGGTACCTCCACATAGCAGTGCTTAGCTATTGCCACTGGGTGGCGCTTTAAATATAGGGGGTGGATTAGATGCCTCAGTTTGCCTTGTGTGCGCCCAAATCTTTACTCTCCTAGATGAGCGAGTACTCTTGTAAAGCAGGTGCATAGATGCaccaaaaggaacagagaaatcAGACCCTATATATATAATCTTTCAGCAGAGTTCAGTTTGTATGGAAACGGGATCTATAATCACACAAAACTTGTCTATTCCCGTCATCAGTCCTTTGTGTTTGTGAGATCCTGGCCTGCCCATTGTGGGCACGAGGAACAGCAAACCTCATGGGAAGAAACGGACAAAAGAATGATCTACTACAGAAATTGATGTTAGGCTCAGTATCTCTTGAAAGGCCAGGCACGTGTCATCAGATTATAAAAGGAAGGCACTCACTGCAGTCTGGGCTGAATACCCGTGAAGGTGTTCTCCATGACGGAGCCCCTGAGTCCTCCTACAGCAGGAGGGTGTTCTGTGGACCCAGCGCTAGCTGCTGAAGGTCACagacctaataaataaatagagtccTGCAGATGAGCTCCTCTCATCTGGAAGTCATCGGACCTGCACGGCACCTCTGCACTCCTTCCTCCCAGGAGAGGCTGCCTCCAGATGGGACCGCTCGCTCTCTCTCGTCTGTGTTTCTCTTCAAAGTTTTCCTGAGCTGCTGCTGCGctctctggagagattcagagaGGGAGCTTCACCACCCTTTCCTGCCCCTCAGCTGCCACAAAACACCATCTGTCCAGTTTCTTTCCTCAGCTTCCATCCCTCACGTACAGTTTCTTATGCGCTCCCACGGCTGTTGGGAACGCAGCCCAGCGATAGTGACCGCGCTGATTAACCATTGGAGGGGATGACCACCTTTGGCTTACACCTTTCTGCAATTAGCGgcaaattttaaatctgctgcttacCACCCCCAAGGCCAAGCTACTCATCTGTTCTTTAGGGGGTCTCCTCATTCCATCAGCTCTCTCTTCCATTGCCcagacagacttttttttttttttttaaattttgccaaaAATACAGAAGAATGGAAACTTGCTAGACCCTTAGAAGTCATCTTCCACTATTCACGCACATCCAAGGTCACAATACTCTGCTTCTGACATCCCGCTGCGGCTGTAGAAATGGCTGTGATGTCACTCGTTACATAAAAATCTCATTCCTTAATGAAGTACAGAACATTACGATAACAGAGTTGGTAAAAGCTGACCTTTTGGGTCTCCCCCTGTGGCctgccttctccctccc from the Rhinatrema bivittatum chromosome 14, aRhiBiv1.1, whole genome shotgun sequence genome contains:
- the ARPC1B gene encoding actin-related protein 2/3 complex subunit 1B, yielding MAYHSFLLEPISCHAWNKDRTQIAFCPNNHEVHVYKKEGDKWNKLHELKEHNGQVTGIDWAPESNRIVTCGTDRNAYVWTLKGNVWKPTLVILRINRAARCVKWSPKENKFAVGSGSRVISICYFEQENDWWVCKHIKKPIRSTVLNLDWHPNNVLLAAGSCDFKSRIFSAYIKEVEERPAPTPWGSKMPFGELMFESGSSCGWVHSVCFSESGNRMAWVSHDSTICIADANRKMAVTSMNTETLPLLSLIFITENSLVAAGHDCYPVLFTYNEDSSSLTFGGKLDVPKQSSHRGLTARERFQNLDKKASSDTNNVTLDTMHKNSISQISVVQGSKAKCSKFCTTGMDGGMCLWDVKNLESAMKDLKIK